The following is a genomic window from bacterium.
AGCATTTGGTTACAATGGACCCCATGAGAAGGAATATGAAAAATCCTTTTGCGATTATATGGGTGGTGGATTTGCAGACGGTGTTAACTCAGGTACATCAGCTGTTTTCGTCGCACTTGGAGCATTACAGCTTGATCGGGGAAGCGAGGTAATTGTTCCCCCAATTACAGACCCGGGCGGAGTAATGCCTGTTGTTATGTTAAACTGTATTCCTGTTATTGCAGATTCAGACCATCGCTCATATAATGTAGGACCAGAACAAATTTCCGCTGTCATAACAGAGAATACAAAAGCCATTATTGTTGCGCATATTGCCGGAGATGCTGTTGATATGGATCCTATTATGGAGATTGCACGTTCAAAAAATATTTTAGTCATAGAGGATTGCGCTCAGGCACATGGAGCAAAATATAAAGGAAAACTTGTTGGTACAATTGGCGATATTGCAGCGTTTTCAACTATGTTTGGCAAACTTCATGCAACAGGAGGACAGGGTGGAGTTGTCTATAGTAAAAATGAAGAGCTTTTCTGGAATGCTAAGCGATTTGCTGACAGAGGCAAACCTTTTAATTTGCCTGATGCTAAAGGTAATGTTGCAGCAGGATTAAATCTTAATCTTAATGAGCTTTCAGCTGCTATTGGCGTAACACAAATTAAAAAGTTAAACTCCATAATATCCAGACGTAGAAAAGTTGCTGAAGCTATAAAAGAAAGACTCAATAAGGAATCAGAGATTGTATCTATGGGATGGCAGGTGCCTGAAACAGAGTCGGTATACTGGTTTATGCGCATACATGTTAAAACAGACATGCTTAAAGTTGATAAAATGAGTTTTGTTGAGGCTCTAAAGACAGAGGGAATTTCTGTGACTCCCTCTTACCGTCATATCCCATCAGAATCTCCATGGTGGGAAAATACTGGTCCATGGGAATTTTGCAGACAGGAATATAATAAAGATTTTCAATGTCCTAATGCAATATCTGCAACAGATAGTCATTTCAATATCTCATTGAATGAAAATTATGGTAAAAAAGAAATAGACGATATAGTTAATGCGCTTAAAAAAGTAGAACAAGCTTATAAAAAATAGGAAAACGCAATATGGAAAAGCTAGCGCTTTTAGGCGGACCAAAAGCAGTTAAAGCCGACCCAGAGGATATGTTCAATTGGCCAATTATTACCAAAGAGATGGAAGACGGGGTTTTGAAAGTACTCAGGGAAGGTAAGATGTCTCATAATGATGTTACCAAAGAATTTGAGAGAGAATATGCAAAATGGCATGGCATGAAATATGCACTTGGTCATTCCACAGGAACAGGGGCTTTGCATGGTGCAATGTTTGGTTTAGGCATAGGACATGGGGATGAAATAATCTGCCCGAGCATAACCTATTGGGCATCAGCTCTGCCTGTATACTCTCTTGGTGGTACTGTTGTATTTTGCGAC
Proteins encoded in this region:
- a CDS encoding DegT/DnrJ/EryC1/StrS family aminotransferase; protein product: MAKLAIDGGKPVRTDPMPKRRLFGEEEKKAATAVFDEAIASGEAFGYNGPHEKEYEKSFCDYMGGGFADGVNSGTSAVFVALGALQLDRGSEVIVPPITDPGGVMPVVMLNCIPVIADSDHRSYNVGPEQISAVITENTKAIIVAHIAGDAVDMDPIMEIARSKNILVIEDCAQAHGAKYKGKLVGTIGDIAAFSTMFGKLHATGGQGGVVYSKNEELFWNAKRFADRGKPFNLPDAKGNVAAGLNLNLNELSAAIGVTQIKKLNSIISRRRKVAEAIKERLNKESEIVSMGWQVPETESVYWFMRIHVKTDMLKVDKMSFVEALKTEGISVTPSYRHIPSESPWWENTGPWEFCRQEYNKDFQCPNAISATDSHFNISLNENYGKKEIDDIVNALKKVEQAYKK